Below is a genomic region from Ketobacter sp. MCCC 1A13808.
TAAGTTCCTGCACGACACTGTGGTCTTTGCTCATCTGGAACAGACTGGCGTCCCGATATAAATAAAGCCGGCTATCACCGGCCCAGATACAAGCGCATTCAGCTTCTGATGCCAGCAATACCAGGACCGTGCTGCCCATCATCGAATCACAACCGAGCCGCTGGTGGGTCATTTCCCGGTTGGCCTGCATAAGCGCATCGCACACCAACACTGCGGAGTCTTTCAGATCAGCCACCGGCGTCACGGCAGCCACGGCGTCAACCACCATCGACGACGCAACTTCACCGGCATCGTAACCCCCCATACCGTCCGCCAAACACCAGATTTTCTTTTCTTCGCAGGAAAAAAAAGCGTCTTCATTCAGTTCGCGAACGTTGCCCGCGTGAGATTTAACGGAAGAACGATAGGTTAAATTCATGCTACAACGCATTCGGTAAACGATAATTGCCCAGATAATCTTGGATAAACGGATTCTGCGCGCTACTGGCGTGAAGCTCGTAGACCGCTTTCCGCTCTTTATCCTGTACGGTTAGTTTGAAGCGATCCGAATAACCTGTTTTCAGCAGCGGGAACTGATCCAGAAAACGAAACAACGCCCAGGTGCCCTGAACCTGATCACTGAACTGCACACCATAGTGATCTTCAAACAAATATTTAATGCCACCAGACCCACCTTGTAACGGCCAAGTCAGAGTATCAACCCGGGCAGGCCCGTGCCGGTACTGCAGACGCTCTCCCAGCAAACTTAATTCAAAACGATTTATATTGGCGTCCAGATAGATCGCGCGCAAGTTGAAACGTATCTGAGGCGCGTCGCCATTGGCGAAAAACGCTTTACGGATATGGTTCGCTTGCTCAAAGCGCATCAAATTCGTTTTACTGACCGCCAGCCCCTGGCCATCGACTATGCGTGCACGCCAGGGCGACGAGCGGGTATCAACGAACGGGGCAAGATACTGTTTAAAAAATTGGTGTTCTATGCCATCGGGCTTAAAAAATTCAGCAAAGTCGGCCAGGGTAATATCAACTTCCGACGATTTCGCAATGGGATAACGGCCGTCAATGCTGCGCTCATAGAACGGCTTTACCATAATATTGTACTCTGAGGTCACGTGAGCCCGCGCCGCGCCCAACGTGTGCGACCAGGCCCGGTTAGCCAACGACTCTACCCATTGTTTAACCGGCTCCGGTAAATGGCGTGCCTCCAGTTTAAGCTTGCCGATGGGATCTGTGCGGCCATTACTCATGCGCTTAATGGCCGCATCAAACGCGGCCTGATTGCTCGAGCCACCACTGGATATGCCTTCCAGATACACCTGCAATTCCGTTAACGAGGCGTAGACCCGTTCAAACGGCGCTGAGCTTTTATTGTCTGCACCCATTAAATCGTGCAACGGCTCAAAACGTTTATCCACCAGCGTGGCGGGAATTTCAGGCAGTTTCACCAGACGGTTCTTGCCCGCCAAACTGGCGATACGCGCAATTTTGCCCGCCTTCGGGTGTATCTTTTGCGCCAGTTGTTTTGCTTCAGTTGCGTTTTCGGTTAGCATCGCAGGGTCGATCAACGGCTTCGACAACTGCGTATGAGCAACGGTTTCGTCCAGCACCCGCCGCAATGGTGAACTGCCGGATAGCATTTCGTTCAACAAGCGCACGTGCTCCTCCAGGCTATTGCTGGATTGCAACCGCAGTTGCGAAATCGCAGAACGCCAGTAACCGATGTAGTCATCCAGATATCGCTTTTCAATGGTGGCTTTTATATCCGCCAGATCCATATCGTCCATATCCTGATTGCGGGCTCCCACCACCCAGCTGTCTTCGGCCAGTTCTTCAATCAGATTATCCTGCTGGGGCTTGAAGAAATCGTGATAACCCTCCGCTGTGAAAAGCCAGGGTATAGCGACAAACTCCCCATTAAACACGTGATGAATATCGTTGCCGATGTTGCTATCGAAACGATATTCCTGTGGCATTTTCTGCTGGGCTTTGTCTTTAATCGATGCATAAATCTGATCCGCTAGCGGCAGCTTACGTAAAATAAAACGGGTATTCTCCACTAACTGATCATCCGCCTGCAGCGCCGACCACTCCAACTGCATCAAATCGTCCATACGCGCATTCAGGGCATTTAATGTTTCCGGTTGATCTGCGTAACGATTCATCCAGTCCGCCCTTACCCAGGTGCTGACGTATTCCTTCTCCAGACGTTGCGGCAAGCTCAGCATCAGGTACGCCTTTAACGCCATATGCAAATATTCAGGTACACCCTGGTTGTCGACTAATTGCTGGCTTATATTTTTTTGAATGGAGCGATAAAACTGATCCTGCAGAACCAGTTCATATTCGTTTTCAGCGGCTATATCAATAGCATCCCCCTGGTATAGGCCCACCCCCATTTTCCAGCCATCCTGCGACGGCTGATAGACCTTTCGCAAAGCCAATAGCGGTTGCATCGGCTCCATCATTTGTGCCGGGTATTCATCGCCGTGCAATTTGGCTTGCTGTCCGACATATAAATTCAGTTGTTCCTGCGTTCGATTCAGGGACGATTCATTGAGGCCGTAACTGGTGGACCAGACCGCGGCCATGCCCACCGCCGAGGTCAATGAAGCGCCGTAACCCAGATTTCGAGCCCAGCGCAATTTCGATTCGTAGCCGCGATTGGCGCTCACCAATTCCGCTTCCGGAAACACGACCTGTTGAAACAGGTTGCGCAGAAAGTAGCTTTTACCCTGAGCTGTCTGCCCTAACAACGCTTGCTGTGAAAACCCCATCTGACCGGCGACGTTTTGCATCATGCGTTGCATTCCCGCCGCTTCCTGAGTTCCACTGGTATAGTATACCCCGCGCAGCAAGTACTGATCGTGGAAGCGGGATTCACTAAAAGTACGCCCGACAAAATCCGCCACCATCGGTTTTAAACGTTCAAATTGACCCGGAAATGACAGAATCGCTGAACGCCGGGTAACTTCCCGCTCAAAATGGAACTTAGTCATTACACCATCGTGCAGTCGTTTCGACAGCAGATCGTGCTCGTCTTCAAACATCTGTTGGTGGGTAAGATTGGATTCCGGCTTTTCGCTGAAAGTCGTACCCCATACCTGCGCCCGCTCTTCTTTACCCATCATGTCAAAGTATTGAGTAAAGCCGGGTATCAGGTCGCATTTTGTCAGCAATAAATACACTGGGAACTTCACCCCCAAATGGCGGGTAAGTTCCTGCAATCTGGCCCGCACTGAGTTCACATTTGCGCTCAGTTCCTGCTCGGTTTGACGTGTCAGTTCATCTACACCAATGGCAATGACCACGCCGTTGATCGGCCTGCGTTTGCGATATCGTTTCAACAGCATAATGAAATCAATCCAGGCTTTACTGTCCTGAGTCGCATGGCTGTCTTGTGTGGTATACCGACCGGCGGTATCAATCATCACTGCCTGGTCCGTAAACCACCAATCACAATGACGGGTTCCGCCCACCCCTTGCACCGCACCGCGCCCGAATTTTTCCTCCAATGGAAAATTGAGGCCGGAATTAACCAGCGCGGTGGTTTTACCGGAACCCGGCGGGCCGATCAGTATGTACCAGGGTAATTCGTATAGATAATTTTTGCTGTAGCGATTGGATGTGCCACTGCTGCGACGCAGGGTTTCAATTGCTTCCTTAAAACGATCAT
It encodes:
- a CDS encoding PP2C family protein-serine/threonine phosphatase, producing MNLTYRSSVKSHAGNVRELNEDAFFSCEEKKIWCLADGMGGYDAGEVASSMVVDAVAAVTPVADLKDSAVLVCDALMQANREMTHQRLGCDSMMGSTVLVLLASEAECACIWAGDSRLYLYRDASLFQMSKDHSVVQELIDKGVIPTEEACQHPQSHVITRAVGADKHLDLEVIYFELQAGDVLLLCSDGLYSELTPDDIMHVLSLPGDSAYKVSELIEKTLQQRASDNVTVSVIEVNQ
- the tssM gene encoding type VI secretion system membrane subunit TssM, which codes for MSKYKWLVTLIGVIALSILVWFAGPYIAVAEKKILEGEVVRLLVIMALVLLWGLNNLRLSMQARSGNEKLAKDLQGETEKAVAADGLGNESGAESHVLNDRFKEAIETLRRSSGTSNRYSKNYLYELPWYILIGPPGSGKTTALVNSGLNFPLEEKFGRGAVQGVGGTRHCDWWFTDQAVMIDTAGRYTTQDSHATQDSKAWIDFIMLLKRYRKRRPINGVVIAIGVDELTRQTEQELSANVNSVRARLQELTRHLGVKFPVYLLLTKCDLIPGFTQYFDMMGKEERAQVWGTTFSEKPESNLTHQQMFEDEHDLLSKRLHDGVMTKFHFEREVTRRSAILSFPGQFERLKPMVADFVGRTFSESRFHDQYLLRGVYYTSGTQEAAGMQRMMQNVAGQMGFSQQALLGQTAQGKSYFLRNLFQQVVFPEAELVSANRGYESKLRWARNLGYGASLTSAVGMAAVWSTSYGLNESSLNRTQEQLNLYVGQQAKLHGDEYPAQMMEPMQPLLALRKVYQPSQDGWKMGVGLYQGDAIDIAAENEYELVLQDQFYRSIQKNISQQLVDNQGVPEYLHMALKAYLMLSLPQRLEKEYVSTWVRADWMNRYADQPETLNALNARMDDLMQLEWSALQADDQLVENTRFILRKLPLADQIYASIKDKAQQKMPQEYRFDSNIGNDIHHVFNGEFVAIPWLFTAEGYHDFFKPQQDNLIEELAEDSWVVGARNQDMDDMDLADIKATIEKRYLDDYIGYWRSAISQLRLQSSNSLEEHVRLLNEMLSGSSPLRRVLDETVAHTQLSKPLIDPAMLTENATEAKQLAQKIHPKAGKIARIASLAGKNRLVKLPEIPATLVDKRFEPLHDLMGADNKSSAPFERVYASLTELQVYLEGISSGGSSNQAAFDAAIKRMSNGRTDPIGKLKLEARHLPEPVKQWVESLANRAWSHTLGAARAHVTSEYNIMVKPFYERSIDGRYPIAKSSEVDITLADFAEFFKPDGIEHQFFKQYLAPFVDTRSSPWRARIVDGQGLAVSKTNLMRFEQANHIRKAFFANGDAPQIRFNLRAIYLDANINRFELSLLGERLQYRHGPARVDTLTWPLQGGSGGIKYLFEDHYGVQFSDQVQGTWALFRFLDQFPLLKTGYSDRFKLTVQDKERKAVYELHASSAQNPFIQDYLGNYRLPNAL